Proteins encoded in a region of the Deltaproteobacteria bacterium genome:
- a CDS encoding AAA family ATPase yields MYCPSCNSEAPDGKKFCGECGSPLMPRCASCGAENPSRFKFCGDCGASLPTQSSSPVPSSKFQVSSPQPSFPNPQHPTPSTQSAGERRQLTVMFCDLVGSTALSTQLDPEELRDVVRTYQETCAEVIERYDGYIAQYLGDGILVYFGYPSAHEDDAARAVRAGLEILTAIAQLVPSPLVGEGQGEGGKNNAIHTPHPNLPPQGGKGRPRLQVRIGIHTGLVVVSEIGSSEKREMLALGETPNIAARLQALAEPDTLVISATTEHLVQGLFERQDLGPQTLKGISALLSVYRVMRESVAQSRFEATVNKGLTPLVGREEELGLLRRRWEQAKAGEGQVVLLSGEPGIGKSRLVEALKGHVRQGGATPIEFRCSPYHQNSAFYPIIDHLQRLLRFEREDSPEEKLHKLEVVLQRRGGVTPPLQSEIVTLFAALLSLPHPEGYPPLSLSPQKQKQKTQEALVTWLVEETERTTIYCIWEDLHWADPSTLEVLQLLIDQAPTTRLLTLLTFRPEFTSPWRLRAHITQLTLNRLGRQQVETMVEQVTKGNRLPTDVLQQIVSKTDGVPLFVEELTKSVIESGFDVGARRAVPLSLAIPATLQDSLMARLDRLGSAKAVAQLGSTLGREFNYELLQAVSPLDDETLQSGLRQLVDAELIYQRGLPPQASYIFKHALIQDTAYQSLLKSTRQQYHQQISRVLEERFPETKETQPELLAHHYTEAGLREQAIPHWFKAGQRASQRLANREAIGHLTKGLELLKTLPDTLERTQQELMLQITLGVPLIHLKGYAAPEVERTYTRARELCQQVGETPQLFSVLMGLWLFYTVRAEHQTARTLGEQLLRLARSVQDPALLLEAHHALGVALYSLGEITSAREHLERSIAFYDPQQHRFLAFLYGTDSGVVCRSYDALVLWLLGYPDQAVKRNNEALILAQELSHPFSLAHTLHLAAMLHQFRREAGAAQERAEATIRRGRSALPQGYPHCS; encoded by the coding sequence AATGTTCTGCGATCTAGTCGGGTCCACCGCCCTGTCCACGCAACTGGACCCCGAAGAGCTGCGCGACGTAGTGCGGACGTATCAAGAGACCTGTGCCGAGGTGATCGAGCGCTACGACGGATACATTGCACAGTATTTGGGCGATGGCATCCTCGTGTACTTTGGTTATCCTAGCGCCCATGAAGACGATGCGGCGCGGGCGGTGCGAGCGGGATTAGAAATACTTACCGCTATCGCACAACTGGTCCCCTCTCCCCTTGTGGGAGAGGGACAGGGAGAGGGGGGGAAGAACAATGCTATTCATACCCCTCATCCTAACCTTCCCCCGCAAGGGGGGAAGGGACGACCGAGACTCCAAGTCCGCATCGGCATCCACACCGGCCTAGTCGTGGTAAGCGAAATCGGTAGCAGCGAAAAACGTGAAATGCTCGCGTTAGGAGAGACGCCGAACATCGCCGCACGACTCCAAGCGTTGGCCGAGCCCGACACCTTGGTCATCAGCGCGACCACAGAGCATCTCGTCCAAGGGTTGTTCGAACGCCAAGACTTGGGACCACAAACGCTCAAAGGCATTTCTGCTCTTCTCTCTGTATATCGGGTCATGCGGGAGAGTGTGGCGCAGAGCCGCTTTGAAGCGACAGTCAATAAAGGCTTGACGCCATTAGTAGGGAGAGAAGAAGAACTGGGACTGCTGCGGCGACGCTGGGAGCAAGCCAAAGCCGGCGAAGGTCAAGTCGTGTTGCTGAGCGGAGAACCGGGCATTGGGAAATCGCGGCTCGTCGAGGCGCTCAAGGGGCACGTCCGGCAGGGGGGAGCGACTCCCATAGAGTTTCGTTGTTCTCCGTACCATCAAAACAGCGCTTTCTACCCAATCATTGACCATCTCCAGCGATTGCTACGTTTCGAGCGTGAGGATTCGCCCGAAGAGAAATTGCACAAGCTAGAGGTCGTTTTGCAGCGTAGGGGCGGGGTTACCCCGCCCCTACAATCGGAAATAGTTACTCTCTTTGCCGCTCTGCTGTCTTTGCCACATCCTGAAGGATATCCACCACTCTCCCTGAGTCCGCAAAAGCAAAAGCAGAAGACGCAAGAAGCGTTGGTGACATGGCTCGTCGAGGAAACGGAACGAACTACAATCTACTGCATTTGGGAAGATCTGCATTGGGCCGATCCCTCCACGCTGGAGGTCTTGCAGCTACTGATCGACCAGGCACCCACGACCCGACTGTTGACGCTTCTCACCTTCCGGCCTGAGTTCACCTCGCCCTGGCGACTGCGTGCGCATATCACCCAGCTCACGCTCAATCGCTTAGGACGCCAGCAAGTGGAAACGATGGTGGAACAGGTGACAAAAGGAAACAGATTACCAACGGACGTTCTGCAGCAGATTGTCAGCAAAACCGATGGCGTGCCGCTGTTTGTGGAGGAATTGACCAAATCGGTCATAGAGTCCGGGTTCGACGTAGGGGCACGGCGCGCCGTGCCCCTATCATTGGCAATTCCTGCCACACTCCAAGACTCGCTCATGGCTCGCCTCGATCGGCTGGGGTCAGCCAAAGCCGTGGCCCAACTCGGCTCCACACTCGGGCGAGAGTTCAACTACGAACTGCTCCAAGCAGTCTCGCCTCTGGATGACGAAACGTTACAGTCGGGACTCAGGCAGCTGGTTGACGCTGAACTTATCTATCAGCGCGGGCTACCACCGCAGGCCAGCTACATCTTCAAACACGCCTTGATTCAAGACACGGCGTATCAATCGTTACTCAAGAGCACCCGGCAGCAGTATCATCAGCAGATATCCCGAGTTTTAGAAGAGCGGTTTCCCGAGACCAAAGAAACCCAGCCCGAATTACTGGCGCATCACTACACCGAAGCAGGTCTCAGGGAACAAGCCATTCCCCACTGGTTCAAAGCAGGACAAAGAGCAAGTCAGCGCTTGGCCAATAGGGAAGCAATAGGTCACCTCACCAAGGGGCTCGAATTACTTAAAACCCTACCGGATACTCTTGAGCGTACCCAACAAGAACTCATGCTACAAATCACCCTCGGTGTGCCACTGATACACCTCAAAGGCTACGCAGCCCCGGAGGTGGAAAGAACTTATACCCGGGCGCGAGAGCTGTGTCAGCAGGTGGGCGAGACTCCTCAGCTCTTCTCGGTGCTGATGGGATTGTGGTTATTTTATACGGTACGGGCGGAGCACCAGACGGCGCGTACGCTAGGAGAACAACTTCTCAGATTAGCCAGAAGCGTACAGGATCCGGCCCTCCTCTTGGAGGCTCATCATGCGCTGGGAGTCGCTTTGTACTCCCTAGGAGAGATTACCTCTGCTCGAGAGCACCTGGAACGGAGCATTGCTTTCTACGATCCTCAGCAGCATCGTTTCCTGGCCTTTCTCTATGGGACTGACTCCGGGGTAGTTTGCCGATCCTATGATGCCCTCGTTCTGTGGCTGCTCGGTTATCCAGACCAGGCCGTAAAGAGGAACAACGAAGCGCTCATCCTGGCACAAGAACTGTCTCACCCTTTTAGCCTGGCTCATACCCTTCACCTTGCCGCCATGCTCCACCAGTTCCGCCGGGAGGCAGGGGCAGCTCAAGAGCGAGCAGAGGCTACCATCCGAAGAGGCCGAAGCGCGCTTCCTCAAGGCTATCCACATTGCTCGTAA